From the Solanum lycopersicum chromosome 10, SLM_r2.1 genome, one window contains:
- the LOC101265490 gene encoding putative F-box protein PP2-B12 — MENLNRNGKYKRSVSLLSMLSDDCIEEIMALTSPLDVCHISLVSKSLRSAANSDSVWERFLPSDYQSIISASSTSVPDFASKKDLYVYLCHHPLLIDAGHKSFSLEKWTGKKCYFLGARDLDIPLVDRLSYWKWTSESRFPEVAALKRVWSLDIGGTIRAGVLSPRTSYVAYLVYIFGDEFGFSYRPSEVSVGVSSVELDKRFAILVPEDEESIYNLTPDLEDRLKKVYEEAVRPNLPSAGEHNDICLALQHLPLQLLPENVSKSLFGSA, encoded by the exons ATGGAGAATTTGAATAGGAATGGTAAATACAAGAGAAGTGTATCTCTTCTGTCGATGCTATCGGACGATTGTATTGAGGAGATCATGGCCTTAACAAGCCCTCTCGATGTTTGCCACATTTCTTTAGTTTCTAAATCACTTAGATCTGCTGCTAACTCCGACTCTGTTTGGGAAAGATTTCTGCCCTCTGATTATCAGTCTATTATTTCCGCATCATCGACTTCCGTCCCTGATTTTGCTTCAAAGAAGGATCTCTATGTTTATCTGTGTCACCATCCCCTCTTAATTGATGCAGGTCACAAg AGTTTCTCACTAGAAAAATGGACTGGAAAGAAATGTTACTTTTTAGGTGCAAGGGATCTTGATATTCCATTGGTTGATAGACTATCATATTGGAAATGGACTTCAGAGTCCAG GTTTCCTGAGGTGGCTGCGCTCAAACGTGTTTGGTCGCTTGATATTGGGGGCACAATAAGAGCTGGGGTTCTATCACCACGGACATCCTATGTAGCATACCTTGTTTACATATTTGGAGATGAATTTGGATTTAGTTATCGACCTTCAGAGGTTTCAGTTGGAGTTTCTAGTGTTGAATTGGACAAACGATTTGCAATTCTCGTGCCAGAAGATGAGGAGTCAATTTATAACCTGACCCCTGATCTAGAGGATAGGCTCAAGAAAGTGTATGAAGAGGCGGTACGTCCTAATCTGCCCTCTGCTGGAGAACATAATGATATTTGTTTGGCGTTGCAACATTTGCCATTGCAGCTTTTGCCGGAGAATGTttctaagagcctgtttggctcagcttaa